The Chitinophaga pinensis DSM 2588 region ATCCCTGCACATTTTGCATTCATACCGAGATAACTTAACCCATTATTATGCGACTGAAAGAACTATTATTTCCTGCTGTATTTGCTGTCATCTGTTTTTCCTGTAAAAAGGACAGCGGCGGAGGTGATGAAGGACCCAAGATCAGGCCTGTAACACCCAACAGCGGCCGTTTTATCAGCAAGGTATTTGAATACTCTCCTGCGCCGGGGCAATTTATCGGAGAGTCGGCGGGAACGCCGGAAGGGGCGAACAGTATTGTCGGCACCAGAAGCGGGCTGATATCACTGGGTGCTTATGGTGGCTATATTGTATTCGGATTTGATCACTCGATCCTGAATCAGACTGGCGCTGATCTGGCTATTTATGGTAATCCGGTTCCTGAACCGAGGCCCTGGTCAGAACCGGGGGTGGTGATGGTGAGTCAGGATGAGAATGAAAATGGTTTGCCGGACGATAACTGGTATGAACTGGCGGGATCCGGATATGTAACGCCGGCAACGATCCGCAACTATAAGATCACTTATTATAATCCGAGAGGTGTTAGCCGTGTGAGCTGGATAGACAACAGGGGCAAGACAGGGGCTGTAGAAATCAATGAGTTCCACGACCATTCTTATTACCCCGCTTTTGCGGCGAATCAGGATTCCCTCACTTTTGAAGGCACTTTGCTGATTCCGACATTCGGAGAACATGACGGTATTTATATTAACTGGGCGATGGGCTGGGGATATGCTGATAACTACAGCACGGATGACACGGAGATGATGGATTCGTATCAGAAAAATCAATACAACTCCTTTGACCTCTCCTGGGCCATTGATAAAAATGGTACGCCGGTTACCCTAAAAGCGATCGACTTCGTAAAAGTCTATACAGGGCAGAATAGTGTGGGTTCTAACATCATGGGAGAAGTCTCTACGGAGATCTCCGGCGCCGCTGATCTCAATATGAAATAATTTACAGCATATTTTTATTACTTTTCAGGGGCTATCCGCTACAGTGGATGGCCCTTTCTTATCTAGTTCACGTCTTAAACGATTTATTCCATGCTTAAAGCCACATTTATGAGAAATGTGCTCCTGCTTTGCCTGTTAGGAGCAGCGTTGACTGCCTTCAGGTCATCATCATCCCGGCAGACGACCCTTAGTAACGCACCTGTACCCGACAGTATTTTACCTGTAAGAGGATTCTGTATTGGCGCACCGCGTAAACCAGCCCTTGATGCCTTTATCAAATTCATCAAAGAGGAACTGGCGCCGCGTAAGGTAAACACATTGGTGCTACGCATAGAGTACAATTATCAGTATGAAAGTTATCCGGAACTGCGTGATTCGGCCGCATTGTCAAAAGCTGATATCAAGAAGCTGGTACAGGTATGCCGTCAGAACGGTATCAGTCTGATTCCGCAGCTAAACCTCCTGGGGCATCAGTCCTGGGCAAGCCACACCAACAACCTGCTGGTGAAATACCCGCAGTTTGACGAAACACCCTGGGTGAAAATGCCGGAAAAGTACGAATGGCCAAATGCAGACGGACTGTATTGTAAAAGTTACTGTCCGCTGCACCCGGATGTACATGCCGTTGTGTTTAAGCTGATGGATGAACTCTGCGACGTATTTGAGAGCAAAGCGTATCACGCCGGACTGGACGAGGTGTTTTACATCGGAGAATCCAAATGTCCCCGTTGCGGTGGCAGAGATAAGGCAGAACTGTTTGCAGGCGAAGTAACCCTGTTACGCAATCACCTGGCAGAAAAGGGGAGAAGCCTCTGGATCTGGGGAGATCGTCTGATTGATGGTAAGACGACCGGTATCGGTATGTGGGAAGGAAGTCTGAATAATACTTACCGTGCGATTGACATGATCCCTAAGGACGTAACGATCTGCGACTGGCATTACGATCGTCCTGACAAGACACCTGTTTATTTCGCGATGAAAGGGCTGAAAGTAATCACCTGTCCATGGAGAAAACCGGAGTTTGCATCTATTCAACTGAAAGATATGCTTGATTTCAGGTCAACCTCTACACCAATTATGAAAGATCGTTATCAGGGAATGATGCAGACAATATGGTCAGGAGCGGAAGATTTCATGGATGAATACTACGGCCGGAAGGCGCCAAGAGCCGAACAGCCAGGAAAGCCTGTGGATACGCTTCATACCCAAAGTCGTTGCTTCAGGCAATTATATGACGACATCGCTAAAGCTACTTTATGATTTTAGTTGACGGTAACAAATACCTGTCTGCCGGCGGTCTGGAGCTTATGGGAAATATTGAGAATTAAAGACTTTTATTTGGAAAGGGTGGTTTTTATGATTACCTTTAGTCTTTACAAATTTTTACAATTTTCACAAATGACAACAAAATTCCAGGGAACTGTAAAGTTCTTCAACGAGACAAAAGGATTCGGCTTCATCATTCACGAGGAATCTGATAAAGAAACTTTTGTTCACGTTAATGGTCTTATTCACGAGATCCAGGCTGACGACAGAGTAGAGTTTGAACTGCAGGAAGGCCGTAAAGGTATGAACGCCGTTAACGTTAGACGTATCGACTAAGCTTGCTTTTTCTATACAATTAGCAAAACCCCCAGGCATTGTCTGGGGGTTTTTGTTTTTATTACGCCATTGTATGCCAAAATCCTCGTTATCCGTCTTTTCCGATACATCGAAGGAATTCAATTGCCCTGATTTGCTTACCTTTTGACCCGAAACGTAATTTAAACAGCAGACCGATGGCAGTATTATTCTCACCCTTACAGATAAGAAACATCACATTCAGGAACAGGATCACAATTTCACCTATGTGTGAATACAGTGCCGAGAACGGATTTAGTAATGACTGGCATCTGGTACACCTGGGCAGTCGTGCGGTAGGCGGGGCCGGTCTGATCATTACAGAGGCAGTAGCAGTGAGTGCGGAAGGCAGGATCTCACCCAGCGATCTGGGTATCTGGGACGATGCGCATATCGCAGGGCTGAAACGGATCACAGATTTCATTTCCGGACAGGGAACCGTACCAGGTATCCAACTGGCCCACGCAGGCCGAAAATCGAGCACGGAAGTGCCCTGGAAAGGCATTCACCTGGTCGCTCCGGAAGACGGTGGCTGGAAAGAAATCTACGCACCCAGCGCAATCCCGTTTTCTGACAAATATGGACTTCCGATTGCGCTTAGCCAAGAAGGTATCAAAAACGTTATACAGGACTTTAAAACGGCTGCTTCCCGTGCCCTGGCGGCAGGATTTAAAGTTGTGGAGTTGCACGGCGCACATGGTTACCTGATTCATCAGTTTCTGTCGCCGCTCAGTAACCAGCGTACCGATGAATATGGGGGCGATTTTACCAACAGGGTTCGTTTCCTGCTGGAGATCGTAGCGGCAGTACGCGAAGTATGGCCGGCGGAATATCCTTTATTTGTCAGGTTGTCCGCTACCGACTGGGCAGATGGTGGCTGGAACCTGGAAGAATCAACCACATTAGCCCTTCTTCTGAAAGACCGGGGCGTAGACCTGATAGATACCTCTTCCGGCGGTCTTACACCTGCACAGAAAATCGTTCTGGGACCATTATACCAGACGCCGTTTGCGGAGCATATCCGAAAGGAGACAGGTATTATGACCGGCGCTGTAGGACTGATCACAACGCCGGAAGAAGCAGAGTCAATTGTCGCAGAAGGAAAGGCAGACCTGGTGCTGATAGCGCGCGAGTCTTTACGTGATCCCTATTTTCCGATACATGCGGCACATGCTTTGAAGGATGAATCGCATGTGTGGCCGGTGCAGTATGAGAGAGCGAAACCCAGATTAATTAGGAATTAGGAATTACGAATTAGGAATTCATGTGTGAAAGGGGTACTAATTGAATAATTCTCTGAAGATTGTAAGCCGGAAGGCTGAAAATACAGATGGCGTCTACTTTACGGTAGACGCCATCTTCGTTATAAAACCAGTTATTGAATGGCCAAGATGAGGTATTGAAATGATGTAAATGTCATTCTCACCGATCTCCGCTGCATTTTAATTCCTAATTCCTAATTCCTAATTGTTAATTCCTAATTGATTAAAACCAGCTGCTTGCCTTCTCTTCATCCTCTTCCGGCGCAGGTTTCACTTCATCTTCTTCCGCCGGTGGCGGGATCACATCATCCGCCTCAGTAGGGTGTTTACGGATAGCGCCTTCTATCACGGCATCCTGTTCAACTTCCAAGATCAGCGCTGTCACATCACCTCTGATATATGCTTTGTTGCTGATAACAGCTTTATTACTTACAAAAACATCCCCGTATACTTTTCCGAAAGCTTCGAGATCGGTGGCATAGATATTACCGCGGATAGTGGCGGTTTTACCGATCACGAGTGTACCTTCCGTACGCACATCACCTCTCACATTACCATCGATACGTCCGGGGATGGTAGATTCAATAGCGCCCTGTACGGACACCTGGCCTGGGATCAGGAACATGTC contains the following coding sequences:
- a CDS encoding NADH:flavin oxidoreductase/NADH oxidase; the encoded protein is MAVLFSPLQIRNITFRNRITISPMCEYSAENGFSNDWHLVHLGSRAVGGAGLIITEAVAVSAEGRISPSDLGIWDDAHIAGLKRITDFISGQGTVPGIQLAHAGRKSSTEVPWKGIHLVAPEDGGWKEIYAPSAIPFSDKYGLPIALSQEGIKNVIQDFKTAASRALAAGFKVVELHGAHGYLIHQFLSPLSNQRTDEYGGDFTNRVRFLLEIVAAVREVWPAEYPLFVRLSATDWADGGWNLEESTTLALLLKDRGVDLIDTSSGGLTPAQKIVLGPLYQTPFAEHIRKETGIMTGAVGLITTPEEAESIVAEGKADLVLIARESLRDPYFPIHAAHALKDESHVWPVQYERAKPRLIRN
- a CDS encoding family 20 glycosylhydrolase, which translates into the protein MRNVLLLCLLGAALTAFRSSSSRQTTLSNAPVPDSILPVRGFCIGAPRKPALDAFIKFIKEELAPRKVNTLVLRIEYNYQYESYPELRDSAALSKADIKKLVQVCRQNGISLIPQLNLLGHQSWASHTNNLLVKYPQFDETPWVKMPEKYEWPNADGLYCKSYCPLHPDVHAVVFKLMDELCDVFESKAYHAGLDEVFYIGESKCPRCGGRDKAELFAGEVTLLRNHLAEKGRSLWIWGDRLIDGKTTGIGMWEGSLNNTYRAIDMIPKDVTICDWHYDRPDKTPVYFAMKGLKVITCPWRKPEFASIQLKDMLDFRSTSTPIMKDRYQGMMQTIWSGAEDFMDEYYGRKAPRAEQPGKPVDTLHTQSRCFRQLYDDIAKATL
- a CDS encoding cold-shock protein, with translation MTTKFQGTVKFFNETKGFGFIIHEESDKETFVHVNGLIHEIQADDRVEFELQEGRKGMNAVNVRRID
- a CDS encoding polymer-forming cytoskeletal protein; translation: MKDLIKKAFGKDMFLIPGQVSVQGAIESTIPGRIDGNVRGDVRTEGTLVIGKTATIRGNIYATDLEAFGKVYGDVFVSNKAVISNKAYIRGDVTALILEVEQDAVIEGAIRKHPTEADDVIPPPAEEDEVKPAPEEDEEKASSWF